The proteins below are encoded in one region of Triticum aestivum cultivar Chinese Spring chromosome 1B, IWGSC CS RefSeq v2.1, whole genome shotgun sequence:
- the LOC123134818 gene encoding soluble inorganic pyrophosphatase has protein sequence MHAEPRTFRHPVLGAAQRSSTRSRLSSDLLRPKMSQDKAAGDKAAAEPKRQTPRLNERILSSLSRRSVAAHPWHDLEIGPGAPAVFNVVVEITKGSKVKYELDKKTGMIKVDRILYSSVVYPHNYGFVPRTLCEDNDPIDVLVLMQEPVLPGTFLRARAIGLMPMIDQGEKDDKIIAVCADDPEYHNLNHLSELSPHRLQEIRRFFEDYKKNENKEVAVNDFLPADDARAAIQHSMDLYGEYIMHSLRR, from the exons ATGCACGCCGAGCCGCGGACGTTTCGGCATCCCGTCCTCGGAGCCGCGCAACGATCCAGCACACGCAGCAGATTAAGCAGCGACCTCCTTCGACCGAAGATGAGCCAGGACAAGGCCGCCGGCGACAAGGCCGCGGCGGAGCCCAAGAGGCAGACGCCGCGGCTCAACGAGCGgatcctctcctccctctcccggaGGTCCGTCGCCGCCCACCCGTGGCACGACCTCGAGATCG GCCCCGGCGCTCCGGCGGTGTTCAACGTGGTGGTGGAGATCACCAAGGGGAGCAAGGTCAAGTACGAGCTCGACAAGAAGACCGGGATGATCAAG GTTGACCGGATCCTCTACTCGTCCGTGGTGTACCCTCACAACTACGGCTTCGTCCCACGCACCCTCTGCGAGGATAACGACCCCATCGATGTCCTCGTCCTCATGCAG GAACCGGTCCTCCCCGGCACCTTCCTCCGGGCCAGGGCCATCGGCCTCATGCCTATGATCGACCAG GGAGAGAAGGATGACAAGATCATAGCCGTCTGCGCCGACGACCCCGAGTACCACAACCTGAACCATCTCAGCGAGCTCTCTCCTCATCGCCTCCAGGAGATCCGCCGCTTCTTCGAAGATT ACAAGAAGAATGAGAACAAGGAGGTCGCTGTCAACGACTTCCTCCCCGCCGATGATGCTCGTGCTGCCATCCAACACTCCAT GGATCTGTACGGGGAATACATTATGCACAGCCTAAGGCGGTAG